A genomic region of Pristiophorus japonicus isolate sPriJap1 chromosome 20, sPriJap1.hap1, whole genome shotgun sequence contains the following coding sequences:
- the LOC139232788 gene encoding maestro heat-like repeat-containing protein family member 1 yields the protein MVTNRIKCSMAMIISLFSDEDDFVPMRLTESLQELGRINHKYVLTYCHKYLTKNKLRPAPRWALLTAMTLVIKDNLGHLHTRLAKKLSNLALMNMIRSEHVDHQEAASCLLVSLGARFPIEIFKHIESGCQPWTQAYFYMVLTLARLCRANVHCLVPRLKPVLRNMLPTLHGVTDGEMKWTLCVSLGLFSESIQMYLSNPEGTRKPKLEKKMFFHEISAAYDLLLNSWLPMKEPKVSRAILETVAQIIQLLPNDKLDKELPSLIPTLLLVYQETFPHVSVTRCLCSVLRTAIERNSEVLVTQMQILLITFHEQICIVMEQPQNTFSEKQLNEILCCFRVLAPAFTSQILEILRMQLAIDNEQIQLGALAVLKYLLDTVPSNMESQKDQILNCVRRSLLTGSNRVKGILAQIIYTMACHNYLEREGGKQLVEFIIQQCALPTEENEESTESEEEFCSVMAAVVTDKDLRRQCEGLLKLMVGTLPIGDVLWSYLLEFVITVKYTEAFTIVCGSSYCVGIKRLMASNTQFVLNYEDYPNLPEPRTLLTRLLIVSSSLCHGKGRGVPALGLLYLLAMDIHPASVRVWDKEFPMLCNFLEENSEKPNLQNEWEEKLLGVVSQTLEAIADKVWITQLIAEMTHCIHTYRLYPTERAFLYKCLGRVLRLTQDKDIVSKSLHQMLQSVEHNEDFERDRVAAGIGDCAVTHLDTTLTTLKAFMEFNRLCISSPFHQVDNHIMKVKSTLILCYGQIMSRCPRDLILPRIETDILHNVLALFNTKMFGLKSKVKDLTLKLSLTNTVTLLAKALQPSEEHPPYTLSRKAELLSCMQELITAEPKEILSTWVRKSAMDACAALIKLQPSLSSETELISICLNRVFSLPDWESSTADQSTNMDMAERQKLHTDTMASVQGLLKQCLLLDLSPDGLHSVFKTMETEIQSTRDHEREKAMESTLQLVTFYLEKLQVSNKMPSHNLVRIIGCVGLQCADPSHVVREAAIKSLYGLLYIQLHLEGFPVGHQDKEVEHLKAIKGGLKQFTSQALFQTCTAVGNVLSKCIAHEQLNTLLFTVFKGLTDKHRNISCTASIVTNVLITTRGTTLADVWGTIKVLSRHLSSITEPRVRNAVTHSISILASHHLPAVLSALLTYPIPFDGYICDIWRSLLTRNALAPAKFLLNNIKSLYDDGRYCHVTDTKDSATQQSLAVLCALRDVVCEPDSGHVINILYPQLVSTLLIHLSFSVWVRFPTNFLTIPKAGNTFGPALRLNYADACHYSAEILQAVLSQGKGDDRIMREMGGWDLIVSPRKHHEGVTLLASTLTACAAPHLISIVEHLTPCLVNIGESQRITIAAFFGELLNHSVVWDLLLMDTLLESLFRCLLDESPIVQWLAVQGLGNAAIGASQRIDTYCTKLLSTMLSVIDQKSKPENLIAVEAMSSMCKVLGQLQEDYTNPILGDVALAVQPYLEHQHETMRAAAFNVLGKLIRFGSVEMNPPHMEHIKSTLIRLLLHLNAESIEVTNVCKSVLNSYAPVMESANITKMFQELSSEETTLDYENYLSNISRHIAKDLDNQIPLYIRSCAAFLRDVLPAVRGNALTFLAFLMYNAPPHYYTSQSAAQICEQIIALLSDHEQDVRTKAAKAMRYLYMY from the coding sequence ATGGTGACAAACAGAATAAAGTGTTCGATGGCCATGATTATCAGTCTGTTTTCTGATGAAGATGACTTTGTTCCAATGAGATTAACTGAGTCATTGCAAGAACTGGGAAGGATCAATCATAAATACGTCCTTACGTACTGCCATAAGTATCTGACCAAAAACAAGTTGCGGCCGGCCCCACGTTGGGCCTTACTAACGGCGATGACGTTGGTAATAAAGGATAACCTTGGACACTTACACACACGGCTGGCTAAAAAACTGAGCAACTTGGCTTTGATGAACATGATCAGATCAGAGCATGTTGACCATCAGGAAGCGGCAAGTTGCCTCCTGGTTAGTCTGGGTGCCAGGTTTCCCATTGAAATTTTCAAGCACATCGAGTCGGGGTGCCAACCATGGACCCAAGCATATTTCTACATGGTGCTGACACTGGCAAGGCTGTGTAGAGCAAACGTGCATTGCTTGGTACCTCGGCTCAAGCCTGTCTTGAGAAACATGCTCCCCACATTGCATGGAGTAACTGATGGGGAAATGAAGTGGACTCTCTGTGTTTCATTGGGGCTTTTTAGTGAGAGCATTCAAATGTACCTGTCAAACCCAGAGGGGACCAGAAAACCTAAACTTGAGAAGAAGATGTTCTTTCATGAGATTTCTGCGGCTTACGATCTGCTTTTGAATTCCTGGCTGCCCATGAaagagcccaaggtgagcagagcaATACTAGAAACAGTCGCCCAGATAATCCAGCTACTACCCAATGACAAACTGGACAAGGAGCTCCCCAGCTTAATTCCAACCCTTCTCTTGGTGTACCAGGAAACCTTTCCCCATGTTTCTGTCACTCGGTGTCTGTGCAGTGTCCTGCGCACTGCCATCGAGAGGAACAGTGAAGTACTCGTGACACAAATGCAGATTCTGCTGATCACTTTCCATGAGCAGATCTGTATTGTGATGGAACAACCCCAAAACACCTTTTCTGAGAAGCAGCTAAATGAAATCCTTTGCTGCTTCAGAGTTCTAGCTCCGGCATTTACAAGCCAGATACTAGAGATCCTTCGGATGCAACTGGCAATTGACAATGAGCAAATTCAACTCGGGGCACTGGCCGTGCTGAAGTACCTTCTCgatactgtcccttcaaacatgGAGAGTCAGAAGGATCAGATTCTGAATTGTGTGCGACGATCACTTTTAACTGGGAGTAACAGAGTGAAGGGAATCCTTGCCCAGATAATATACACCATGGCCTGTCACAATTACTTGGAGCGAGAGGGAGGAAAGCAGCTGGTGGAATTTATCATCCAACAGTGTGCTCTGCCCACCGAGGAGAACGAGGAGAGTACTGAAAGCGAAGAGGAGTTCTGCAGCGTAATGGCGGCCGTGGTTACGGATAAGGATTTAAGGAGACAGTGCGAAGGTTTGCTGAAATTGATGGTGGGAACTTTACCGATTGGCGATGTCCTCTGGTCCTACCTACTGGAGTTTGTGATCACAGTAAAGTACACTGAAGCCTTTACAATAGTCTGTGGTTCCTCATATTGCGTTGGAATAAAGAGATTGATGGCCAGCAATACacaatttgttcttaattatgaGGACTATCCAAATCTTCCTGAGCCTCGTACACTGCTGACGCGGCTATTGATTGTGTCTTCTTCTCTGTGCCATGGAAAAGGCAGAGGTGTTCCTGCTCTGGGCTTACTATATCTCCTGGCAATGGACATCCACCCAGCATCAGTGAGAGTATGGGACAAGGAATTCCCAATGTTATGTAACTTTCTGGAGGAGAATTCAGAGAAGCCCAATCTCCAGAatgagtgggaagagaaactgttGGGGGTTGTGTCCCAGACTCTGGAGGCAATCGCGGATAAGGTGTGGATCACCCAGCTCATTGCAGAAATGACCCACTGCATTCACACCTATCGCCTGTATCCAACAGAGAGGGCTTTTCTGTACAAGTGTTTAGGGAGAGTGCTCCGACTGACCCAAGACAAAGACATCGTCAGTAAAAGTCTTCATCAGATGCTTCAGAGTGTTGAGCACAATGAAGATTTCGAGAGAGACAGGGTAGCCGCTGGAATTGGTGACTGTGCTGTAACACACTTAGATACCACGCTCACCACACTGAAGGCTTTCATGGAGTTCAATCGTTTGTGCATATCAAGTCCCTTTCACCAGGTTGACAATCACATAATGAAAGTTAAAAGCACGCTCATTTTATGCTATGGGCAGATTATGTCACGTTGTCCTCGGGACCTCATTCTGCCCAGAATCGAGACCGACATTCTGCACAATGTGTTGGCTCTTTTCAACACCAAGATGTTTGGACTGAAATCCAAGGTGAAGGACTTGACACTGAAATTAAGTTTGACAAACACTGTGACACTGTTGGCCAAAGCTCTCCAACCCAGCGAAGAACACCCACCCTACACTCTGAGCAGAAAGGCAGAATTGCTGAGTTGCATGCAGGAGCTGATCACTGCCGAACCAAAGGAGATATTGAGCACTTGGGTTCGAAAGTCTGCCATGGACGCCTGTGCAGCTCTCATCAAATTGCAGCCTTCACTGAGCAGTGAGACTGAGCTGATTAGCATCTGTTTGAATCGTGTCTTCAGTTTGCCAGATTGGGAGAGCAGCACTGCCGACCAAAGTACAAACATGGACATGGCAGAGAGACAGAAGCTTCACACCGACACAATGGCCTCTGTGCAGGGTCTCCTGAAGCAATGCTTACTTTTGGATCTGTCTCCTGATGGGCTTCATTCTGTATTTAAAACCATGGAGACTGAGATCCAATCCACACGGGACCATGAGCGAGAAAAGGCAATGGAGAGCACTTTACAGCTGGTGACATTTTACCTGGAGAAACTGCAAGTTAGCAATAAGATGCCATCCCATAACTTGGTGAGGATTATTGGATGTGTGGGGCTTCAATGTGCAGATCCATCGCATGTTGTAAGGGAGGCAGCCATTAAAAGCTTGTATGGATTGCTGTATATCCAGTTACACCTTGAAGGCTTTCCAGTGGGTCATCAAGATAAGGAAGTGGAGCATCTGAAAGCCATCAAAGGCGGATTGAAGCAATTTACCAGTCAGGCCCTCTTTCAAACCTGCACTGCTGTCGGTAACGTTTTATCCAAGTGCATAGCCCATGAGCAGTTGAACACTCTACTCTTCACAGTCTTTAAAGGGCTGACAGACAAGCACCGGAACATTTCCTGCACAGCTTCTATTGTGACAAATGTCCTCATTACAACACGTGGAACCACCCTTGCAGACGTTTGGGGAACAATCAAAGTATTGAGCCGTCACTTGAGTTCAATTACTGAGCCGCGGGTGAGAAATGCAGTGACGCATTCAATCTCCATTCTGGCCTCACACCATCTGCCAGCAGTTTTGTCCGCTCTCCTCACTTACCCCATTCCATTTGATGGATATATTTGTGACATATGGCGATCCCTCCTGACACGTAATGCATTAGCACCGGCCAAATTCTTACTGAACAACATCAAATCATTGTATGATGACGGCAGATATTGCCATGTCACAGATACAAAAGATTCAGCAACTCAGCAGTCTTTAGCTGTCCTCTGTGCTCTTCGTGATGTGGTATGTGAGCCTGACTCAGGGCACGTGATAAACATTCTCTACCCCCAGTTAGTCAGCACCCTTCTGATTCATCTCAGCTTCAGTGTCTGGGTTCGCTTTCCGACCAACTTTCTGACAATTCCAAAGGCTGGGAACACCTTCGGCCCTGCTCTAAGACTGAATTATGCCGACGCTTGCCATTACTCAGCTGAGATTCTTCAAGCTGTCCTGTCACAGGGAAAGGGAGATGATCGCATCATGAGAGAAATGGGAGGTTGGGATCTCATCGTGAGCCCAAGAAAGCACCATGAGGGGGTTACACTGCTGGCAAGCACATTGACCGCGTGTGCTGCCCCGCATCTGATCAGCATTGTGGAGCACCTCACTCCTTGCCTTGTCAACATAGGAGAGAGTCAGAGGATCACAATAGCTGCCTTCTTTGGGGAGCTTTTAAATCATTCCGTGGTGTGGGACTTGTTGCTGATGGATACCCTTCTGGAGAGTTTGTTTCGATGTTTGCTTGATGAGTCCCCAATTGTCCAATGGCTCGCTGTAcaaggtttgggaaatgctgcaaTTGGAGCTTCTCAACGGATAGACACATACTGCACCAAACTGTTGTCCACAATGTTATCTGTGATTGACCAGAAGTCCAAACCCGAGAATCTCATTGCAGTTGAGGCAATGTCGAGCATGTGCAAAGTTCTGGGTCAGCTCCAGGAGGATTATACAAATCCCATTCTTGGTGATGTGGCACTGGCAGTTCAGCCTTACTTGGAACATCAGCATGAGACAATGAGAGCTGCGGCGTTTAACGTTCTTGGCAAGCTAATAAGATTTGGGAGTGTGGAAATGAACCCTCCACATATGGAGCACATCAAGTCCACCTTGATCCGCTTGCTGCtacatctcaacgctgagagcattgaAGTCACCAACGTCTGCAAATCCGTGCTGAATTCCTACGCTCCAGTAATGGAGTCAGCAAACATAACCAAGATGTTCCAAGAACTTTCCTCGGAGGAGACCACCCTGGATTATGAGAACTATTTAAGCAACATCTCCAGGCACATTGCCAAAGACTTGGACAACCAGATCCCCTTGTACATAAGGAGCTGTGCCGCCTTCCTAAGGGATGTGCTTCCTGCGGTCAGAGGGAACGCATTGACATTCCTCGCTTTCCTCATGTACAATGCCCCACCACATTATTACACATCACAGTCTGCAGCTCAGATTTGTGAGCAGATTATTGCCTTGCTGTCAGATCACGAGCAAGATGTCAGAACGAAAGCAGCCAAGGCGATGCGATACCTCTACATGTATTAG